One genomic segment of Musa acuminata AAA Group cultivar baxijiao chromosome BXJ3-3, Cavendish_Baxijiao_AAA, whole genome shotgun sequence includes these proteins:
- the LOC103977674 gene encoding calmodulin-binding transcription activator 2 isoform X3: MAEGRRYALNPQLDIAQILQEAKSRWLRPSEICEILRNYQRFNLTPDPPYKPPGGSLFLFDRKALRYFRKDGHNWRKKRDGKTVREAHEKLKCGSVDVLHCYYAHGEDNENFQRRSYWMLDGQLEHIVLVHYRDVNEGSRSTIPHLLNTDAMRMSLTDGSQTSSAVCSYLDHLTFPTQPSYATSAHAADWNRQAPSSEFEDAESGEEHSEASLADSLSHSGIHVASSANHTGQENVAGCSGSLAHLRSSDSIDTGILGSLGGASFDHHTAASKMPEFFNISRKDSGMLEENVSIEQAKWSVNMPKIFPNTTSEGNEVVKYVADSGNSILTSDHQKTSIGEGTKENQVKLENSENISNLDHGHLVNIPGYMFQVPNTNLSQSTLQTINNGSSKVTVASDQPLSYEAQILYGLKKSLENEGDLKKLDSFGRWMSKEIGKDCDDSLMASDSCNYWNAMDAQNDDKEVSSLSSHMQLDMDSLGPSLSQEQLFTIHDFSPDWAFSGVETKVLIAGTFLGSVEPRSIKWSCMFGEFEVSAEVLTSNVIRCKAPLHTPGRVPFYITCSNRIACSEIREFEYRENFSSFSSVPERDLEEVNLQVRFAKLLLTGLDRNWLVCSVENCEKCFLKQKLLLMLRDQENEWNVIDKDSKAFHSDLRIPKDGLIQKLLKGKLYEWLVCKVHEEGKGPNVLDENGQGAIHLAAALGYEWAMSPIVCAGVSPSFRDVIGRTGLHWAAYFGREETVVELVRLGAAAGAVEHPTSKVPAGKTAADLASSRGHKGIAGYLAEADLTSHLSSLTVKESEMGRLSATLAAEKAIENVQEQNTVSLDGGNGEQLSLRGSLAAVRNSAQAAARIQAAFRLHSFRQRKLTDSKDKDTEISVDLMVRSYLNKFPKINHYNESLHMAAVKIQQKYRGWKGRKEFLKIRDRIVKIQAHVRGHQVRKQYKKVVWSVSIVEKAILRWRRKGAGLRGFRAENTTICIEGKVGATDEYDFLRLGRRQKVASVEKALARVQSMARHPEGRDQYMRLVACSRKSKLGDEGGGSAQLQNTEEENGGG; the protein is encoded by the exons ATGGCAGAGGGCCGGCGATACGCTCTCAATCCTCAGCTAG ACATTGCACAGATTTTGCAAGAGGCAAAAAGTCGTTGGCTTCGTCCAAGTGAGATTTGTGAAATCCTCCGCAACTATCAGAGGTTCAATTTGACTCCAGATCCGCCTTACAAACCTCCTG GTGGTTCTTTGTTTTTATTTGATCGCAAAGCACTCCGATATTTTCGGAAAGATGGCCATAATTGGAGAAAGAAGAGAGATGGAAAAACTGTTCGAGAAGCTCATGAAAAGCTAAAG TGTGGAAGTGTTGATGTGCTTCATTGCTACTATGCCCATGGTGAGGACAATGAAAATTTCCAGAGACGAAGCTATTGGATGCTTGATGG GCAATTGGAACACATTGTTCTTGTGCATTATCGAGATGTGAATGAG GGAAGCAGGTCTACCATTCCCCATTTGTTAAATACTGATGCAATGAGAATGAGTCTCACAGATGGATCTCAAACCAGTTCTGCTGTTTGTTCTTATTTGGATCATCTTACTTTTCCAACCCAACCATCCTATGCAACAAGTGCCCATGCTGCTGATTGGAATCGCCAAGCTCCATCCTCTGAGTTTGAAGATGCAGAGTCTGGAGAGGAACATAGTGAAGCTTCACTTGCAGATTCTTTATCTCATTCAGGAATTCATGTTGCCTCATCTGCAAACCATACCGGGCAAGAAAACGTTGCTGGATGTAGTGGTTCCCTTGCTCATCTTCGTTCGAGCGATTCTATAGATACTGGAATCTTAG GTTCACTCGGTGGTGCTAGTTTTGATCATCATACTGCAGCATCCAAGATGCCTGAATTTTTTAACATAAGCCGAAAGGATTCTGGCATGCTGGAAGAGAATGTTTCCATTGAACAAGCTAAGTGGTCTGTTAACATGCCTAAAATATTTCCAAATACCACCTCTGAGGGCAATGAGGTAGTCAAATATGTTGCTGATAGTGGCAATAGTATCTTAACTAGCGATCATCAAAAAACATCTATTGGAGAAGGCACAAAAGAGAATCAG GTTAAATTGGAAAATTCTGAGAATATAAGCAACCTTGATCATGGACACTTGGTCAATATACCAGGCTATATGTTTCAGGTGCCCAATACTAATCTTTCTCAGAGCACACTGCAAACCATAAACAATGGCAGCTCTAAGGTGACCGTTGCTTCTGACCAACCTCTGAGTTATGAAGCACAAATTTTATATGGTTTAAAGAAGTCACTGGAGAATGAGGGAGATTTGAAGAAGTTAGACAGCTTTGGAAGATGGATGAGCAAAGAAATCGGTAAGGATTGTGATGACTCACTGATGGCTTCAGACTCTTGCAACTACTGGAATGCAATGGATGCTCAGAATGATGATAAGGAGGTATCAAGTCTTTCTTCCCATATGCAGTTGGATATGGATTCACTAGGACCATCTCTTTCCCAGGAACAGCTATTCACTATTCATGACTTCTCACCGGATTGGGCTTTTTCTGGCGTTGAAACAAAG GTTCTGATCGCAGGTACCTTTCTAGGTAGTGTAGAGCCCAGGAGCATCAAATGGTCTTGTATGTTTGGTGAGTTTGAGGTGTCTGCTGAAGTTCTGACGAGTAATGTGATTCGTTGTAAAGCCCCTTTACATACACCTGGTCGGGTTCCATTTTATATTACATGCAGTAATAGGATAGCCTGTAGTGAGATTCGAGAATTTGAGTATCGTGAAAACTTTTCTAGCTTCTCTTCAGTGCCAGAAAGGGATTTAGAAGAAGTTAATCTTCAAGTGCGTTTTGCAAAGTTATTATTGACTGGGTTAGACCGGAACTGGCTGGTCTGCTCTGTTGAAAACTGTGAAAAGTGCTTCCTTAAACAAAAACTGTTGTTAATGCTAAGGGATCAGGAAAATGAGTGGAATGTTATCGACAAAGACTCTAAGGCCTTTCACAGTGATCTCAGGATACCTAAGGATGGATTGATTCAGAAGTTATTGAAGGGTAAACTATATGAGTGGTTGGTGTGTAAAGTTCATGAAGAAGGTAAAGGACCTAATGTTTTGGATGAGAATGGTCAAGGGGCTATCCACCTGGCTGCAGCTCTTGGTTATGAATGGGCAATGAGTCCTATAGTTTGTGCTGGAGTCAGTCCAAGTTTCAGAGATGTAATCGGTAGGACCGGGCTCCATTGGGCTGCATACTTTGGCAG AGAGGAGACAGTTGTTGAGTTAGTGAGGCTTGGAGCTGCTGCTGGTGCAGTTGAACACCCAACATCAAAAGTTCCTGCTGGTAAAACTGCTGCTGATTTAGCATCTAGTAGAGGACATAAAGGAATTGCTGGATACTTGGCCGAAGCAGATTTGACCAGCCATCTTTCTTCATTAACGGTAAAAGAAAGTGAGATGGGTAGACTTTCTGCAACTTTGGCTGCAGAAAAGGCCATCGAAAATGTACAAGAGCAAAACACAGTTTCTCTAGATGGTGGAAACGGGGAACAATTATCTCTGAGAGGGTCTCTAGCTGCTGTAAGAAATTCAGCTCAAGCTGCTGCACGAATTCAAGCTGCGTTTAGGCTTCATTCTTTCCGCCAAAGAAAATTAACAGATAGCAAAGACAAAGATACTGAGATCTCAGTTGATTTGATGGTTCGGTCCTATCTGAACAAGTTCCCCAAGATAAATCACTACAATGAATCTTTGCATATGGCTGCTGTTAAAATACAACAAAAATATCGTGGATGGAAGGGTCGTAAAGAGTTCTTGAAAATCCGTGACCGAATTGTGAAAATCCAG GCACACGTGAGGGGTCATCAAGTTCGCAAGCAGTATAAGAAGGTAGTGTGGTCTGTTAGCATTGTTGAAAAGGCTATCTTACGTTGGAGGCGCAAAGGAGCTGGATTACGGGGCTTtcgagctgagaatacaactataTGCATTGAGGGAAAGGTTGGGGCAACTGACGAATATGATTTTCTCCGTCTTGGTCGGAGACAGAAGGTTGCTAGTGTGGAGAAAGCTTTGGCAAGAGTACAGTCAATGGCACGCCATCCAGAAGGCCGTGATCAGTACATGAGACTGGTGGCATGTTCTCGTAAATCAAAG CTGGGAGACGAAGGTGGTGGCTCAGCCCAACTTCAAAACACCGAAGAAGAAAATGGTGGGGGCTGA
- the LOC103977674 gene encoding calmodulin-binding transcription activator 2 isoform X5 has translation MRSTIPHLLNTDAMRMSLTDGSQTSSAVCSYLDHLTFPTQPSYATSAHAADWNRQAPSSEFEDAESGEEHSEASLADSLSHSGIHVASSANHTGQENVAGCSGSLAHLRSSDSIDTGILGRLFGPSSANQVPLQNLILGEDQQKNCEVSQGAGSLGGASFDHHTAASKMPEFFNISRKDSGMLEENVSIEQAKWSVNMPKIFPNTTSEGNEVVKYVADSGNSILTSDHQKTSIGEGTKENQVKLENSENISNLDHGHLVNIPGYMFQVPNTNLSQSTLQTINNGSSKVTVASDQPLSYEAQILYGLKKSLENEGDLKKLDSFGRWMSKEIGKDCDDSLMASDSCNYWNAMDAQNDDKEVSSLSSHMQLDMDSLGPSLSQEQLFTIHDFSPDWAFSGVETKVLIAGTFLGSVEPRSIKWSCMFGEFEVSAEVLTSNVIRCKAPLHTPGRVPFYITCSNRIACSEIREFEYRENFSSFSSVPERDLEEVNLQVRFAKLLLTGLDRNWLVCSVENCEKCFLKQKLLLMLRDQENEWNVIDKDSKAFHSDLRIPKDGLIQKLLKGKLYEWLVCKVHEEGKGPNVLDENGQGAIHLAAALGYEWAMSPIVCAGVSPSFRDVIGRTGLHWAAYFGREETVVELVRLGAAAGAVEHPTSKVPAGKTAADLASSRGHKGIAGYLAEADLTSHLSSLTVKESEMGRLSATLAAEKAIENVQEQNTVSLDGGNGEQLSLRGSLAAVRNSAQAAARIQAAFRLHSFRQRKLTDSKDKDTEISVDLMVRSYLNKFPKINHYNESLHMAAVKIQQKYRGWKGRKEFLKIRDRIVKIQAHVRGHQVRKQYKKVVWSVSIVEKAILRWRRKGAGLRGFRAENTTICIEGKVGATDEYDFLRLGRRQKVASVEKALARVQSMARHPEGRDQYMRLVACSRKSKLGDEGGGSAQLQNTEEENGGG, from the exons ATGAG GTCTACCATTCCCCATTTGTTAAATACTGATGCAATGAGAATGAGTCTCACAGATGGATCTCAAACCAGTTCTGCTGTTTGTTCTTATTTGGATCATCTTACTTTTCCAACCCAACCATCCTATGCAACAAGTGCCCATGCTGCTGATTGGAATCGCCAAGCTCCATCCTCTGAGTTTGAAGATGCAGAGTCTGGAGAGGAACATAGTGAAGCTTCACTTGCAGATTCTTTATCTCATTCAGGAATTCATGTTGCCTCATCTGCAAACCATACCGGGCAAGAAAACGTTGCTGGATGTAGTGGTTCCCTTGCTCATCTTCGTTCGAGCGATTCTATAGATACTGGAATCTTAGGTAGATTATTTGGTCCTTCGTCCGCAAACCAAGTGCCATTGCAAAATCTTATATTAGGTGAAGACCAACAAAAAAATTGTGAAGTTTCTCAAGGAGCTG GTTCACTCGGTGGTGCTAGTTTTGATCATCATACTGCAGCATCCAAGATGCCTGAATTTTTTAACATAAGCCGAAAGGATTCTGGCATGCTGGAAGAGAATGTTTCCATTGAACAAGCTAAGTGGTCTGTTAACATGCCTAAAATATTTCCAAATACCACCTCTGAGGGCAATGAGGTAGTCAAATATGTTGCTGATAGTGGCAATAGTATCTTAACTAGCGATCATCAAAAAACATCTATTGGAGAAGGCACAAAAGAGAATCAG GTTAAATTGGAAAATTCTGAGAATATAAGCAACCTTGATCATGGACACTTGGTCAATATACCAGGCTATATGTTTCAGGTGCCCAATACTAATCTTTCTCAGAGCACACTGCAAACCATAAACAATGGCAGCTCTAAGGTGACCGTTGCTTCTGACCAACCTCTGAGTTATGAAGCACAAATTTTATATGGTTTAAAGAAGTCACTGGAGAATGAGGGAGATTTGAAGAAGTTAGACAGCTTTGGAAGATGGATGAGCAAAGAAATCGGTAAGGATTGTGATGACTCACTGATGGCTTCAGACTCTTGCAACTACTGGAATGCAATGGATGCTCAGAATGATGATAAGGAGGTATCAAGTCTTTCTTCCCATATGCAGTTGGATATGGATTCACTAGGACCATCTCTTTCCCAGGAACAGCTATTCACTATTCATGACTTCTCACCGGATTGGGCTTTTTCTGGCGTTGAAACAAAG GTTCTGATCGCAGGTACCTTTCTAGGTAGTGTAGAGCCCAGGAGCATCAAATGGTCTTGTATGTTTGGTGAGTTTGAGGTGTCTGCTGAAGTTCTGACGAGTAATGTGATTCGTTGTAAAGCCCCTTTACATACACCTGGTCGGGTTCCATTTTATATTACATGCAGTAATAGGATAGCCTGTAGTGAGATTCGAGAATTTGAGTATCGTGAAAACTTTTCTAGCTTCTCTTCAGTGCCAGAAAGGGATTTAGAAGAAGTTAATCTTCAAGTGCGTTTTGCAAAGTTATTATTGACTGGGTTAGACCGGAACTGGCTGGTCTGCTCTGTTGAAAACTGTGAAAAGTGCTTCCTTAAACAAAAACTGTTGTTAATGCTAAGGGATCAGGAAAATGAGTGGAATGTTATCGACAAAGACTCTAAGGCCTTTCACAGTGATCTCAGGATACCTAAGGATGGATTGATTCAGAAGTTATTGAAGGGTAAACTATATGAGTGGTTGGTGTGTAAAGTTCATGAAGAAGGTAAAGGACCTAATGTTTTGGATGAGAATGGTCAAGGGGCTATCCACCTGGCTGCAGCTCTTGGTTATGAATGGGCAATGAGTCCTATAGTTTGTGCTGGAGTCAGTCCAAGTTTCAGAGATGTAATCGGTAGGACCGGGCTCCATTGGGCTGCATACTTTGGCAG AGAGGAGACAGTTGTTGAGTTAGTGAGGCTTGGAGCTGCTGCTGGTGCAGTTGAACACCCAACATCAAAAGTTCCTGCTGGTAAAACTGCTGCTGATTTAGCATCTAGTAGAGGACATAAAGGAATTGCTGGATACTTGGCCGAAGCAGATTTGACCAGCCATCTTTCTTCATTAACGGTAAAAGAAAGTGAGATGGGTAGACTTTCTGCAACTTTGGCTGCAGAAAAGGCCATCGAAAATGTACAAGAGCAAAACACAGTTTCTCTAGATGGTGGAAACGGGGAACAATTATCTCTGAGAGGGTCTCTAGCTGCTGTAAGAAATTCAGCTCAAGCTGCTGCACGAATTCAAGCTGCGTTTAGGCTTCATTCTTTCCGCCAAAGAAAATTAACAGATAGCAAAGACAAAGATACTGAGATCTCAGTTGATTTGATGGTTCGGTCCTATCTGAACAAGTTCCCCAAGATAAATCACTACAATGAATCTTTGCATATGGCTGCTGTTAAAATACAACAAAAATATCGTGGATGGAAGGGTCGTAAAGAGTTCTTGAAAATCCGTGACCGAATTGTGAAAATCCAG GCACACGTGAGGGGTCATCAAGTTCGCAAGCAGTATAAGAAGGTAGTGTGGTCTGTTAGCATTGTTGAAAAGGCTATCTTACGTTGGAGGCGCAAAGGAGCTGGATTACGGGGCTTtcgagctgagaatacaactataTGCATTGAGGGAAAGGTTGGGGCAACTGACGAATATGATTTTCTCCGTCTTGGTCGGAGACAGAAGGTTGCTAGTGTGGAGAAAGCTTTGGCAAGAGTACAGTCAATGGCACGCCATCCAGAAGGCCGTGATCAGTACATGAGACTGGTGGCATGTTCTCGTAAATCAAAG CTGGGAGACGAAGGTGGTGGCTCAGCCCAACTTCAAAACACCGAAGAAGAAAATGGTGGGGGCTGA